In the Nitrospiria bacterium genome, one interval contains:
- a CDS encoding alkaline phosphatase family protein codes for MQGHLVKKWAKLALALLAAVGLCEAVQADTGHHESETTTPINHVVVIFQENVSFDHYFATYPNAANTDGSTFTPKSGTPAVNGLNEPLLAPNNPNSVQPFRLSHDQAETCDQDHGYTDEQKAFDHGLMDKFVETVGRGAGTCVDYGYGPGLVMGYYDGNTVTALWNYAQNFAMSDNSYDAGFGPSAPGALNLISGQTHGFATTSSAVTANNTVIGDPQPTGDICDTRDNTTSIDPNNKNIGDLLNAKGITWGWFEGGFADCNASHTNVGNQTSKDYIPHHQPFQFFASTANLQHLPPSSVSMIGRTDQANHQYDLPDFWDAVDAHHMPAVSFLKAAAYQDGHAGYSDPLDEQQFLVNTINRLEKTEYWDDTAVIILYDDSDGWYDHQMSPIVNQSNDSAHDALRGTDCGTNEGMISGGYPDRCGYGPRQPLLVVSPYAKPNFVDHAVTDQTSVLRFIEDNWQTGRIGNGSLDEKAGSLLNMFNFGHDQTAKILFLDPATGQPVVNRKAHR; via the coding sequence ATGCAAGGGCATCTTGTCAAGAAATGGGCCAAGCTGGCCTTGGCGCTTTTGGCGGCCGTCGGTCTCTGCGAAGCCGTCCAGGCGGACACCGGCCATCACGAATCCGAAACCACCACCCCCATCAATCACGTGGTGGTTATTTTTCAGGAGAACGTCTCGTTCGATCATTATTTTGCGACCTATCCGAACGCGGCGAACACGGACGGCTCGACCTTCACGCCCAAGTCCGGCACGCCAGCGGTGAACGGTCTTAACGAGCCGCTGCTCGCGCCGAACAACCCGAACTCGGTTCAGCCCTTCCGATTGTCGCATGACCAGGCCGAGACCTGCGATCAGGATCACGGGTATACGGACGAGCAGAAGGCCTTCGACCACGGCCTGATGGATAAATTCGTCGAGACGGTCGGCCGCGGGGCCGGAACCTGCGTCGACTACGGCTACGGACCGGGGCTGGTTATGGGCTATTATGACGGCAATACTGTTACCGCGCTCTGGAACTACGCCCAGAACTTCGCGATGAGCGACAACTCCTACGACGCGGGGTTCGGGCCGTCCGCGCCGGGCGCTCTTAATCTTATTTCGGGCCAGACGCACGGCTTCGCGACTACGAGCAGCGCGGTCACCGCCAACAACACCGTGATCGGCGATCCGCAACCGACCGGCGACATCTGCGACACTCGCGACAACACGACCTCGATCGATCCGAACAACAAAAACATCGGCGACCTGTTGAACGCAAAGGGGATCACGTGGGGCTGGTTCGAGGGCGGTTTCGCGGACTGCAACGCGTCCCATACCAATGTCGGCAACCAGACCAGCAAGGATTACATCCCGCACCATCAGCCGTTCCAGTTCTTCGCCTCGACGGCGAATTTGCAGCACCTGCCGCCGAGTTCCGTGTCCATGATCGGCCGGACCGACCAGGCGAATCATCAGTACGACCTGCCGGATTTCTGGGACGCGGTCGACGCGCATCACATGCCCGCCGTCAGTTTTCTCAAAGCGGCCGCCTACCAGGACGGCCATGCCGGTTATTCCGACCCGCTTGACGAGCAGCAGTTTCTCGTGAACACGATCAACCGGCTTGAGAAGACCGAGTACTGGGACGACACGGCGGTCATCATCCTCTATGACGACTCGGACGGCTGGTACGACCATCAGATGAGCCCGATCGTGAACCAGTCGAACGACAGCGCGCACGACGCGCTGCGAGGGACGGACTGCGGAACGAACGAGGGAATGATCTCGGGCGGCTATCCGGATCGTTGCGGCTACGGTCCGCGCCAGCCGCTTTTGGTGGTCTCACCGTACGCGAAGCCGAACTTCGTCGACCACGCCGTCACCGATCAGACCTCGGTTCTTCGCTTCATCGAGGACAACTGGCAGACCGGCCGGATCGGAAACGGCTCGCTCGATGAAAAGGCCGGCTCCCTGCTCAACATGTTCAACTTCGGGCACGATCAAACGGCCAAGATCCTATTTCTTGATCCGGCTACCGGTCAACCCGTCGTCAATAGAAAGGCCCATCGCTGA
- the hemH gene encoding ferrochelatase, translating to MDQKIGVLLMAYGAAGSLDEIEPYLNDIRGGRPTSPQLVEEVKHRYRLMGGKSPLLEITKQQAAALEKTLNGNRPRFKVYIGMRHWHPYIKDTVAAMAADGLLEIVGLCLTPYYSKMSVGAYYQKLDDAAAAAGAPFKIRRIESWNDHPKLIEAIAEKITRALERFPVGVREKVPLLFSAHSLPERILAEKDPYPEELHETIELVMKKVGAYAWRFAYQSRGRTPEPWLGPDAGAVIDELLAQGHRRLLMAPIGFISDHMETLYDVDVMYREQCQAKGMQLERAESLNASPAFIETLAAVVLENL from the coding sequence ATGGACCAGAAAATCGGCGTTTTATTGATGGCCTACGGAGCGGCCGGCTCGCTGGACGAGATCGAGCCGTATTTGAACGATATTCGTGGCGGACGGCCCACGAGCCCGCAGTTGGTGGAGGAGGTCAAGCACCGCTACCGACTCATGGGCGGGAAATCGCCGTTGCTCGAAATCACGAAACAACAGGCGGCCGCACTGGAGAAAACGCTCAACGGGAATCGCCCGCGCTTCAAAGTCTATATCGGGATGCGCCACTGGCATCCTTATATAAAGGATACGGTGGCGGCCATGGCGGCGGACGGCCTGCTGGAGATCGTCGGCCTTTGCCTGACCCCCTACTATTCGAAAATGAGCGTGGGAGCGTACTATCAAAAATTGGATGACGCGGCCGCGGCGGCCGGCGCGCCGTTTAAAATCCGACGCATCGAAAGTTGGAACGATCATCCCAAGCTGATCGAGGCGATCGCCGAAAAGATCACCCGGGCCCTGGAACGGTTTCCGGTCGGCGTTCGGGAAAAAGTCCCCTTGCTTTTCTCGGCGCACAGCCTGCCGGAACGAATCCTGGCCGAAAAGGATCCGTATCCGGAGGAGCTCCACGAAACGATCGAGTTGGTGATGAAAAAGGTCGGGGCGTACGCCTGGCGCTTCGCCTACCAGAGCCGGGGCCGAACCCCCGAGCCCTGGCTGGGCCCGGACGCGGGCGCGGTGATCGATGAGCTTCTCGCGCAGGGGCACCGCCGCCTCCTGATGGCCCCGATCGGGTTCATCTCGGACCACATGGAAACGCTCTACGACGTGGACGTGATGTACCGCGAGCAGTGTCAGGCGAAGGGGATGCAACTGGAACGCGCGGAATCCCTCAACGCCTCGCCCGCGTTTATCGAGACGCTGGCGGCCGTCGTCCTGGAGAATCTTTAA
- the hemG gene encoding protoporphyrinogen oxidase: MTSIQKKVIIIGGGITGLAAAYALQERARKNRAPISFTLLEGQSRLGGKILTDTENGLVMEGGPDSFISQKPWALELCRQLGLENRLTKTSPDQTATYILHNGRLVNLPEGIMLLVPTRLGPFLTTPLFSPLGKLRMGMDWIIPRKQTAEDESLAAFVRRRLGREAVDRLAEPLLAGIYAGDAERMSLAATFPQFQELENRYGSLIRGMLARRRERPRPVALGKEPPAKTAPLTMFMTLKGGLTEMVTAVVSKLDRDALTVGTEAERIHWRAGLSTYRVRLKNGTTMTASAVIVTSPAYVTAGLLEETDATLVRTLREIPYVSTATVSLAYRKDLFRHPLNGFGFVVPRREGRSIMACTWTSSKFPHRAPADRVLLRCFVGGAGREEVVSLPDKNLVGRVRDDLRATMGVVEEPILSRVYRWEKANPQYPVGHLDRLAEIDDRLTRFPGLFFAGAAYRGVGVPDCIRQGNEAAERAFKFLTSNPSP; the protein is encoded by the coding sequence ATGACATCCATACAGAAAAAAGTCATCATTATCGGCGGCGGGATCACCGGCCTGGCCGCGGCCTATGCCCTCCAGGAACGGGCCCGCAAAAACCGGGCGCCGATTTCCTTTACCCTCCTCGAAGGCCAGTCCCGTCTGGGCGGCAAAATCCTGACCGACACCGAAAACGGCCTCGTGATGGAAGGCGGACCGGACTCGTTTATCTCACAAAAACCCTGGGCGCTGGAACTCTGCCGGCAACTGGGGCTTGAAAATCGATTGACCAAGACCAGTCCGGATCAGACCGCCACTTACATTCTGCACAACGGGCGACTGGTAAACCTTCCGGAAGGAATCATGCTTCTGGTGCCGACACGCCTCGGCCCCTTCCTCACGACCCCGCTCTTCTCCCCGCTCGGAAAATTACGGATGGGGATGGACTGGATCATCCCTCGAAAGCAAACCGCCGAAGATGAAAGTCTTGCCGCCTTCGTCCGACGCCGGCTGGGGCGGGAAGCGGTGGACCGGCTGGCCGAGCCGCTCCTGGCCGGAATTTACGCCGGCGACGCCGAACGGATGAGCCTGGCCGCCACTTTTCCGCAATTCCAGGAGTTGGAAAACCGCTACGGCAGCCTGATCCGTGGAATGCTGGCCCGAAGACGCGAACGGCCAAGGCCAGTTGCGCTCGGCAAAGAACCGCCGGCGAAAACGGCTCCCCTCACGATGTTCATGACGCTCAAAGGCGGGCTGACCGAGATGGTCACGGCCGTCGTCTCAAAACTGGATCGGGACGCTTTGACCGTCGGCACGGAGGCGGAACGTATCCATTGGAGAGCCGGTCTCTCGACCTATCGGGTCCGATTGAAGAACGGAACGACGATGACGGCCTCGGCCGTCATCGTCACCTCCCCGGCCTACGTCACGGCCGGACTCCTCGAAGAAACGGACGCCACACTCGTCCGGACGCTCCGCGAAATCCCGTATGTTTCGACCGCCACCGTCTCGTTGGCCTACCGCAAGGACCTGTTTCGACACCCGCTGAACGGTTTCGGCTTTGTCGTCCCGCGGCGCGAAGGACGCAGCATCATGGCCTGCACCTGGACCTCGAGCAAGTTTCCGCACCGCGCGCCGGCGGACCGGGTGCTGCTGCGCTGTTTCGTGGGCGGGGCCGGGAGAGAAGAAGTCGTGAGCCTGCCCGACAAGAACCTGGTGGGCCGCGTCCGCGACGATCTCCGCGCAACCATGGGCGTCGTGGAGGAGCCGATCCTCAGCCGGGTCTACCGCTGGGAAAAAGCCAATCCGCAATACCCGGTCGGCCATCTCGACCGCCTGGCCGAGATCGACGACCGCCTGACTCGATTCCCGGGACTGTTTTTTGCGGGCGCGGCCTACCGCGGCGTGGGCGTGCCGGATTGCATCCGCCAGGGAAATGAGGCGGCGGAACGGGCTTTCAAATTCCTTACCTCAAATCCATCCCCGTAG
- a CDS encoding LemA family protein, with protein sequence MAGWILLGIVVFLFLWLVIVYNGLVSLRNQVQNAWRQIDVQLKRRHDLIPNLVSTVKGAMAFEQDTLEKVITARAKAVSATNLQDKAASENMLTQALGKLFAVMENYPQLKSNENIMQLQEELTSTENRIGFARQFYNDLVASYRTRQQIFPNNFLVNLSGGFKPEDYFEAERADRDAPMADLSLRTR encoded by the coding sequence ATGGCCGGCTGGATCCTGCTGGGTATTGTCGTTTTCTTATTCTTGTGGCTGGTGATCGTATACAACGGGCTGGTGTCGCTTCGAAATCAGGTTCAGAACGCCTGGAGGCAGATCGACGTTCAACTCAAACGGAGGCATGATCTCATCCCGAACCTGGTCTCGACCGTCAAGGGCGCGATGGCCTTTGAACAGGATACGCTTGAAAAGGTGATCACCGCCCGGGCCAAGGCCGTCTCGGCCACGAACCTGCAGGACAAGGCCGCATCCGAAAACATGCTGACGCAGGCCCTCGGAAAACTTTTCGCCGTGATGGAAAACTACCCCCAGCTCAAATCGAACGAAAACATCATGCAGCTGCAGGAGGAATTGACCTCCACCGAAAACCGCATCGGCTTCGCCCGGCAATTCTACAACGATCTGGTCGCTTCCTACCGAACCAGACAGCAGATCTTCCCGAACAACTTCCTCGTCAACCTGTCCGGAGGTTTCAAGCCGGAAGATTACTTCGAGGCGGAGCGGGCCGACCGCGACGCGCCCATGGCGGATCTGAGCCTCCGGACACGATAA
- a CDS encoding zinc metalloprotease HtpX: protein MPFTFIEIEERKTWRIWLFILVLLLLYLAVLATLTVAVAQTVFIPYHALLNPRFLLLLVATSLTAAVTHFCFSTLGVVDFIRDNLGALEPDPEDGIHKRLLNILREIEVVTGNRRKIEGRVIPTLAMNALAVVNLRGNATIAVTEGLLSRLTRPQLEAVMAHEAYHIISGDCLETTVAASLFGLPSSAFEKFSRTMTASARLSPVLLLVWCLLKLSQIFNMLISREREYRADAGAVRMTRNPLALAEALQLLSRNWRGTGFIGNGFEMLCIVNPVAKALDETEGRWADLMSTHPPIQKRIDILLKMAHAELSEQIVKAASAAGAATAKPSESVFHALDPQHQWQGPFTLPELYALPWISPLTWINDGGPAIERAWKMPQIDPAIFTKRLAEEASPVSRFLCPSCHQPLLEITYERTQIDQCHFCGGALVESDRIPRIIARTENPATDRIQSLSKAAMQESQLRGIGRQMEQSDRKAIPLRNCPKCSHPMMRTFYTLAYPVQIDRCSSCSVTWFDPDELEMLQCMIANKMAAEPLGSTPDAENPEKVLTP, encoded by the coding sequence ATGCCGTTCACCTTCATCGAGATCGAGGAGCGGAAAACGTGGAGGATCTGGCTCTTCATTCTCGTTCTCCTTCTTCTCTACTTGGCCGTCCTGGCGACACTCACGGTCGCGGTGGCCCAGACGGTCTTTATACCGTATCACGCCTTGCTCAACCCGCGGTTCCTGCTGCTCCTTGTCGCGACTTCGCTGACGGCCGCCGTCACCCATTTCTGTTTTTCAACTTTGGGCGTGGTCGATTTTATCCGGGACAATCTCGGGGCGCTCGAACCCGATCCCGAGGACGGCATCCACAAACGCCTGCTGAACATTCTGCGGGAGATCGAGGTGGTCACCGGAAACCGGAGAAAGATCGAGGGCCGGGTGATCCCGACGCTCGCAATGAACGCCCTCGCCGTCGTGAACCTCCGGGGAAACGCCACGATCGCGGTCACCGAAGGCCTGCTTTCAAGACTCACGCGGCCGCAGTTGGAGGCGGTCATGGCCCACGAGGCCTATCACATCATCTCGGGAGATTGTCTGGAGACAACGGTGGCCGCCAGCCTTTTCGGACTGCCGTCCTCCGCGTTCGAAAAGTTTTCGAGAACCATGACCGCATCGGCCCGTCTGTCTCCGGTGCTTCTCTTGGTCTGGTGTCTGCTGAAGCTCAGCCAGATTTTCAATATGCTCATCTCCCGGGAACGGGAGTATCGGGCCGACGCCGGCGCGGTGCGTATGACGCGCAACCCGTTGGCGCTGGCCGAAGCCCTTCAATTATTGTCGCGGAATTGGAGAGGCACCGGTTTCATCGGCAACGGCTTCGAGATGCTCTGTATCGTGAATCCCGTGGCGAAGGCCCTGGACGAGACGGAAGGCCGGTGGGCCGATCTGATGTCGACCCATCCCCCGATTCAGAAACGGATCGATATTCTATTGAAAATGGCCCATGCGGAGCTGTCGGAACAGATCGTAAAAGCGGCGTCCGCAGCCGGCGCCGCTACCGCCAAGCCTTCCGAATCGGTCTTCCACGCCTTGGATCCCCAACACCAATGGCAGGGGCCTTTTACACTGCCGGAACTTTACGCCCTGCCCTGGATTTCCCCGCTCACGTGGATCAACGACGGAGGCCCGGCGATCGAGCGGGCTTGGAAGATGCCGCAGATCGATCCGGCGATTTTCACAAAACGTCTGGCCGAGGAGGCGTCGCCGGTCAGCCGGTTCCTCTGCCCTTCCTGCCATCAGCCTTTGCTGGAAATCACCTATGAACGGACGCAGATCGATCAATGCCACTTCTGCGGCGGGGCCTTGGTTGAAAGCGACCGGATACCGCGGATTATCGCACGGACCGAAAACCCGGCCACGGACCGGATCCAGTCGTTGTCAAAAGCGGCGATGCAGGAAAGCCAGCTCCGAGGAATCGGACGGCAAATGGAGCAAAGCGACCGGAAAGCGATCCCGCTCCGCAATTGCCCCAAATGCAGCCATCCGATGATGAGGACGTTTTACACGCTCGCCTATCCGGTCCAGATCGACCGGTGCAGCTCCTGCAGTGTAACCTGGTTCGATCCGGACGAGCTCGAGATGCTCCAATGCATGATCGCCAACAAAATGGCTGCGGAGCCGCTGGGTTCCACTCCCGACGCCGAAAATCCCGAAAAAGTTTTAACCCCATGA
- a CDS encoding CARDB domain-containing protein: MAQAPFVKDLSDNGGNPVNAVVETDETNNTLCGSGTVTVPAADLTMTAVSATATAVAPGKTFTLSNTVKNQGGSKAGAFTIAFHFSSDATYSGADDIAMALTRSLTALAIGASSTATNTLTVPSSTPPGFYYVCAMADSGNTVAEGNENNNANCTATPVQVTRADLEMTAVTPNAATVNRRSTLSVGNTVQNQGLIASTAFRIGFRLSVNNIYGDSDDVVISTIRSVTLLAAGASSSATTSLSIPSTVPVGTYYVCAMADSLNAVVETDEGNNTFCSGATVTVQ; the protein is encoded by the coding sequence TTGGCACAGGCACCCTTTGTGAAAGATTTGAGCGACAATGGTGGAAATCCCGTGAACGCCGTGGTCGAGACGGACGAGACCAATAACACGTTATGCGGCTCAGGCACGGTTACTGTGCCGGCCGCGGATCTGACTATGACCGCGGTCTCTGCCACGGCGACGGCGGTGGCGCCGGGCAAGACTTTCACGCTTTCCAACACGGTGAAGAACCAGGGAGGATCAAAAGCCGGGGCTTTTACGATCGCTTTCCATTTCTCATCGGATGCGACGTATAGCGGGGCAGACGACATTGCGATGGCGTTGACTCGATCCTTAACAGCCTTGGCCATTGGGGCGAGCAGCACAGCTACAAACACGCTGACTGTTCCGTCCAGCACGCCTCCTGGGTTTTACTACGTCTGCGCGATGGCCGACAGCGGCAACACGGTCGCGGAAGGGAATGAGAACAACAACGCGAATTGCACGGCCACGCCGGTCCAGGTCACGCGTGCGGATCTGGAGATGACGGCCGTGACGCCGAATGCGGCCACGGTCAATCGCAGGTCAACGCTTTCGGTGGGCAACACGGTCCAAAACCAGGGGTTGATCGCCAGCACCGCGTTCCGGATCGGCTTTAGGCTATCGGTGAATAATATTTATGGCGATTCGGATGATGTAGTGATCTCGACGATCCGATCGGTGACATTATTAGCAGCAGGGGCGAGCAGTTCGGCCACCACGAGTCTATCGATACCAAGCACGGTACCGGTGGGCACTTACTATGTCTGTGCCATGGCCGATTCGCTCAATGCCGTGGTCGAGACGGACGAAGGGAACAACACCTTCTGCTCCGGCGCCACCGTGACGGTGCAGTGA
- a CDS encoding HepT-like ribonuclease domain-containing protein: protein MAERYLERIIGRMIDINYHIVTELGHPPPKDYFESFVELGRLGVLEPIFARTLAGASGLRNRIVHEYDEIDERKVYEGLQFALRDIPKYLQAINAFVKKNAPE, encoded by the coding sequence CTGGCCGAGCGTTACCTTGAACGCATAATAGGCCGGATGATTGATATCAATTACCATATTGTCACTGAACTCGGACATCCGCCGCCCAAAGACTATTTTGAATCCTTTGTAGAACTGGGACGGCTCGGCGTTCTGGAACCCATCTTTGCGCGAACACTGGCGGGGGCATCCGGGCTACGGAACCGAATCGTACATGAATATGATGAGATTGATGAACGGAAGGTTTATGAAGGACTTCAGTTTGCCCTAAGAGACATCCCAAAATATCTACAGGCCATTAACGCGTTTGTCAAAAAGAACGCGCCCGAGTAG